In the genome of Bradyrhizobium sp. CB3481, the window GGCCGGGCTATCGAAAGGCAAGATCGTCGCCGACATGAGCTCGATCTCGCCGCTCGCCACCAAGGAGTTTGCCAAGAAGATCGAGGCGCTCGGATGCGACTATCTCGATGCGCCGGTTTCCGGCGGCGAGGTCGGTGCCAAGGCGGCGAGCCTGACCATCATGGTCGGCGGGCCGGAACGCGCTTTCGAAACCATGAAGCCCATCTTCGACAAGATGGGCAAGAACGTGACGCTGGTCGGCGGCAATGGCGACGGGCAGACCACCAAGGTCGCCAACCAGATCATCGTGGCGCTGACGATCGAGGCGGTCGGCGAGGCGCTGTTGTTTGCATCGAAGGCCGGCGCAGATCCGGCGCTGGTGCGCAAGGCGCTGATGGGCGGCTTCGCCTCGTCGCGGATTCTCGAAGTCCATGGCGAGCGCATGGTGAAGCGCAATTTCGAACCGGGCTTTCGCATTGAGCTGCACCAGAAGGATCTCAATTTGGCGCTGGAGGGCGCGCGGGCGCTCGGCCTTTCCTTGCCGAGCACGGCGCTGGCCCAGCAATTGTTCTCATCCTGCGCTGCGCATGGCGGCAAGGCATGGGATCACTCGGGCATGGTGCGCGCGCTCGAAATGATGGCAAGCCACGAGGTGGCAAAAGGCTAACCGATTTGACTGGAACTCCCTGTGACTGGAACCTCGCGTCGAAGCTTCGGCGCGGGCTTTTTTCCGCACCAATGGAACCGGAACCTGTCGCGCCTCCAGTAGTTGAAAAGCATCACCAAATTACTGGAGGGTGCAATGAATAATCGTTTAGCCGTTTCCGTGATTGCCGCCGCGCTGCTGCTGCCGGGCGCGGCATTTGCGCAGTCGACGACCGCGCAAGGGGCCGCGGAAGGTGCCGCGCGGGGCGGTGAAGCGGCGGGTCCGGTCGGCGCGATCGTCGGTGGCACAGTGGGCGCCGCGGTCGGCGCTGCTGTGGAGATTCCGAACGCCGTGATCAATTCGGTTCCGCGTGACCGCTCGGTCGTGGTTCGTGAGCGGGTGGTGGTAGGCGAGCCGTTGCCGCCGACCGTCGAACTGCGCACCGTCCCGCAGCACACCGAATATCGCTATGCGGTCGTCAATGATCGCCGCGTGATCGTGGAGCCGCGGACGCGCCGGGTGGTCCGGATCCTCGACTAACGAACGTAAGTTTTTGCTGAGCCATCCTCGCGGGCGTCGTCCCGCGGGGATTTTTTCAGGAGGCGCTGGGGCGTGTTCGCCTGACCATCCAGTCAAGCGCCGCGGCGGCCACAAGGCCAAGCGACGCGGCGATCGCGTCAACCGCAAAATCTTCCATCCGCGCGTGCCGGCCGGGCGCCCAGAACTGCATGATTTCGATCAGGCCGGTGTAGCTGATAACGAAGGCCGCCGTCAGCGAACGGCTGCGCGTGTGGGCCAGTCCGAAGGCGAGCCCCAGCAGGACAAAAGCGAGCGCATGCTCCCCGTTCTGTCCGAGGTTCGAATGCGGCCGCTGTTCCGCTGGGCCGAGGGTTGCGAAAGCGATGGCCGCGGCAAGGCCCCAGGCGGCAAGTCGAAGGATGATCGTCATGGGGACGGCATAGCACACAATCCGCGCGGTAAGTCCATGCGCGCGAACGAGGCGACGAGCCGTGGTTAATTGAAGCGCGTCATTCCGGGGCGCCCGGAGGGCGAACCCGGAATCTCGAGATTCTGGGTTCTATGCTTCGCATAGCCCCGGAATGACGGTTGCAGCTAGAGCGGCTCCCTTACGCCCATACCGTGCATGAACCGTTCCCGGATCTGCACGGGATCGCGGCGGGTGGTGCCGGTGCCCGGCTTGTCGTCGATGCGCACACCGATCAGGGTTGGCCCCTCCGCCGACAGGGCCTCCTCGATCAGGCGCTCGAAGTCGTCTTCGTCCGCTGCCCAGCTGCTGTTTGTGAGCCCGCTTGCCACCGCAATGGCGACGATGTCGGCGACGGAAGCCGCCGGCGTCGGCTGTGCGCCGGTGATCTGGTAGATGCCGTTGTCCATCACGACCATGGTGAGGTTCTTCGGCGCCATCATCGCGATCGTCGTCAGCGAACCCAGTTGCATCAATAGCGAGCCGTCGCCCTCCAGCGCGAACACGCGCCGGTTCGGTTGCGCCAGCGCGACGCCGAGTGCGATCGGGAAGGCGAGGCCCATGCTGCCGAGCATGTAGAAATTCTGCGGCCGGTGGCCGGCGGCCCATAGGTCGAAATTGGTGTTGCCGATGCCGCCGATCACGGCTTCCTCGCTTTTCAGCTTCGCGATCAGCCGCGAGGTGAGATCGAAGCGGTTCATGATCTTGGTGTTGCGGACCGGATTATCACTGTTCATGATATCGCTCACTTGTCGAAGATCTTGCCGCCGGTGAGCAGCGGCGAGAGGATCAGCGCCACCGGCGCCTGTGTGGTGACGGCCTGCTTGATCGAGCGGTCGGCGATGAATTCGAGCTCATCGAACCGGGTGATGGTGTGGTGCTCCATCGCAAGCGAATCCAGCACCGGCCGCATGGTGCGGCAGACCAGGGATTGCCCATAATTGAATTCGCCAAGCGTGCCGCGCTCGGAGACGAACATGATCAGCGGGATCTGATAGGGGATCGCCAGCGACGCCAGCACGTTCGCGAGCGTGGCAAATCCAGACGTCTGCATCAGCACCGCGCTCCGCATGCCGCCCATCCAGGCGCCGGAGACGATGCCGACCGCTTCCTCTTCGCGCGCGGTGGCGAAGGTCGTGAAAAACGGGTCGGCGTGCAGGCTCTTGATTAGCGGCGTCAGGACGCGGTCGGGCACGTAGGGGACCAGACGGACGTCGTTGCGCTTGAGCGTTTGCAGCACCACGCCGTGCCAGCTCTGTTCGGAAGCGCCTCCCTCGGAAGTACCTGGCGAGGTTTTTTCTTCTGCAACCGCCATTTCGGTCTCCCTCTGCCCGCGCCGATCATGCGTCGGCGTTCATCCTTCGTTATCGTTGGGGCAGAGAAACTTGACGCGCTTGGCGAGATTGTCAACATGTTCCGAACGTATCCGGCTCTGCGCTGCGCGCCGCTACATCAGACGTGCGACGATGTGAGATAAGCGGATGAAGATATAGGGAACGCTAGGCTCTGCTCAACCGAAAGCTGCCAGGGAAATGACCGTCAACAACAAGCGCGTGTTCTACGTCAAATATCTCGCCCACGAAATCTACATCGACATTCTGAAGGCGCGCCCCGACGTGCGGCTCGACCGGCTGGAGAACGACAGCCCTGACGCCGTTGCGGCGCCGATCCTGTCGGCGGCGCATGCCTATCAGGTTGGCGCAGCGCGCGACGAGATCGCCGGGCATTTCCACGTCAACCAGGATCTGCTGCGCCGGGCGCCGAATCTCCTGATCGTTTCCTCGAACGGCGCGGGCTTTGATCCCGTCGACATCGACGCCTGTACGGCGGCCGGCGTGCTGGTCGTCAACCAATCCGGCGGCAACGCCAATTCGGTGGCCGAGCACGCGCTCGGCATGATGCTGACGCTGTCCAAGCGCATCCTCGAATCCGACCGCGCGCTGCGCCGCCAGGCCAATGTCAATCGCAATTCGCTGATCGGCAACGAAGTTCAGGGCAAGACTGTCGGCATCGTCGGCATCGGCAATGTCGGCCGGCGCATCGCCGAACTCTGCAACGGGCTGTTGCGCATGAAGGTGATCGCCTACGATCCTTATCTCTCCGCAGAAGAAATCGCCGCGCGTGGCGGCGAAAAGGTCGAGCTCGCCGATCTGATGCGCCGCTCGGACTTCGTCTCGATCTCATGCCCGCTGACCAAGGACAACCGGCGCATGATCGGCCCGCGCGAATTCGCGCTAATGCAGCCGCACGCCTTCTTCATCACCACTGCGCGCGGCTTCATTCACGACGAGGAGGCGCTCTACGAGGCGCTGCGCGACAAGCGCATCGCCGGCGCCGGGCTCGACGTCTGGGACAAGGAGCCGCCGCCGCCGGAGCATCCGCTGCTGCAGTTCGACAACGTGCTGGCGAGCCCGCATACGGCTGGAGTCACCAAGGAAGCACGCATCAACATGGGCAAGATCGCCGCCGAGCAGATTCTCGATGCGCTCGACGGCAAGCGGCCGCCGCGCGTCGTCAATCCCGAGGTATGGCCGGCTTATGCCAGGCGCTTCGAGCGCGCGTTTGGGTTCGCGCCGAAATAGGCCGGCACCTCCCGCGAGAGACGATTTAACGATGATCGAGCCGGCAGATCGCTTTTACGAGTCCCAGGCGCTGCGGCTGCACTATGTCGATTGGGGCAATGTATCGGCGCCGCCCCTGGTCCTGATTCACGGTGGGCTCGACCATTGCCGTAGCTGGGACGCGATCGCGCGCGCATTGCAGCCGCACTTCCACATCATGGCGCCGGACCTGCGCGGCCATGGCGATTCCGAATGGGCGAAGGGAAGCAGCTATAGCCTCACGGACAATGTTTATGACCTGACCCGGCTGATGCGCATTGCCGAGCTGCAGGATGCGGCGATTGTCGGCCACTCGATGGG includes:
- a CDS encoding 2-hydroxy-3-oxopropionate reductase, encoding MTNIGFIGLGTMGRPMAGHLQAAGHRLFLHDVAPIAPELVAEGGVVCKSGKAVAEQADIVIVMVPDTPHVEAVLFGPDGVAAGLSKGKIVADMSSISPLATKEFAKKIEALGCDYLDAPVSGGEVGAKAASLTIMVGGPERAFETMKPIFDKMGKNVTLVGGNGDGQTTKVANQIIVALTIEAVGEALLFASKAGADPALVRKALMGGFASSRILEVHGERMVKRNFEPGFRIELHQKDLNLALEGARALGLSLPSTALAQQLFSSCAAHGGKAWDHSGMVRALEMMASHEVAKG
- a CDS encoding DUF1236 domain-containing protein produces the protein MNNRLAVSVIAAALLLPGAAFAQSTTAQGAAEGAARGGEAAGPVGAIVGGTVGAAVGAAVEIPNAVINSVPRDRSVVVRERVVVGEPLPPTVELRTVPQHTEYRYAVVNDRRVIVEPRTRRVVRILD
- a CDS encoding VanZ family protein produces the protein MTIILRLAAWGLAAAIAFATLGPAEQRPHSNLGQNGEHALAFVLLGLAFGLAHTRSRSLTAAFVISYTGLIEIMQFWAPGRHARMEDFAVDAIAASLGLVAAAALDWMVRRTRPSAS
- a CDS encoding thiamine pyrophosphate-dependent enzyme, whose product is MNSDNPVRNTKIMNRFDLTSRLIAKLKSEEAVIGGIGNTNFDLWAAGHRPQNFYMLGSMGLAFPIALGVALAQPNRRVFALEGDGSLLMQLGSLTTIAMMAPKNLTMVVMDNGIYQITGAQPTPAASVADIVAIAVASGLTNSSWAADEDDFERLIEEALSAEGPTLIGVRIDDKPGTGTTRRDPVQIRERFMHGMGVREPL
- a CDS encoding thiamine pyrophosphate-binding protein, which produces MAVAEEKTSPGTSEGGASEQSWHGVVLQTLKRNDVRLVPYVPDRVLTPLIKSLHADPFFTTFATAREEEAVGIVSGAWMGGMRSAVLMQTSGFATLANVLASLAIPYQIPLIMFVSERGTLGEFNYGQSLVCRTMRPVLDSLAMEHHTITRFDELEFIADRSIKQAVTTQAPVALILSPLLTGGKIFDK
- a CDS encoding hydroxyacid dehydrogenase, with product MTVNNKRVFYVKYLAHEIYIDILKARPDVRLDRLENDSPDAVAAPILSAAHAYQVGAARDEIAGHFHVNQDLLRRAPNLLIVSSNGAGFDPVDIDACTAAGVLVVNQSGGNANSVAEHALGMMLTLSKRILESDRALRRQANVNRNSLIGNEVQGKTVGIVGIGNVGRRIAELCNGLLRMKVIAYDPYLSAEEIAARGGEKVELADLMRRSDFVSISCPLTKDNRRMIGPREFALMQPHAFFITTARGFIHDEEALYEALRDKRIAGAGLDVWDKEPPPPEHPLLQFDNVLASPHTAGVTKEARINMGKIAAEQILDALDGKRPPRVVNPEVWPAYARRFERAFGFAPK